A single genomic interval of Sphingobacteriales bacterium harbors:
- a CDS encoding PD-(D/E)XK nuclease family transposase produces MREFKEKYINPFTDYGFKRLFGEEPNKDLLLDFLNELLKEKEGTITQLSYLPNEKLPISVGDRRAVFDIYCTNEKGEQFIVEMQKAEQKFFKDRTIFYSTFPIQEQARHKDRFWDFELKAVYTIGILDFVFEESEPNKYRHDVKLTEQETHKVFYEKLNYIYLEMPKFEKTEKELETHFDKWMFVLKNLPKLDRVPAKLKEKIFLKLFETAEIAKLKPEEYKQYEASINAYRDIFNIQNRAFEKGEIKGKIEGKIEGKIEIAKEMITNKEPIEKIMKYTGLTEKEINKLKTNK; encoded by the coding sequence ATGAGAGAGTTTAAAGAAAAATATATAAATCCTTTTACCGATTATGGTTTTAAAAGACTTTTTGGAGAAGAACCAAACAAGGATTTATTATTAGACTTTTTGAATGAACTATTAAAAGAAAAAGAAGGAACAATAACGCAACTATCATACCTGCCAAACGAAAAATTACCTATTTCGGTTGGAGACAGGCGGGCAGTTTTTGACATTTATTGCACCAATGAAAAAGGCGAGCAGTTTATTGTTGAAATGCAAAAAGCAGAGCAGAAATTTTTTAAAGACAGAACGATTTTTTATTCCACTTTTCCAATTCAGGAGCAAGCCCGTCATAAAGACAGATTTTGGGACTTTGAACTAAAAGCAGTTTACACCATAGGCATTTTAGACTTTGTGTTTGAAGAAAGCGAACCAAATAAATATCGCCACGATGTAAAATTGACAGAACAGGAAACACATAAGGTGTTTTACGAAAAATTGAATTATATTTATTTGGAAATGCCAAAGTTTGAAAAGACAGAAAAAGAACTCGAAACACATTTTGATAAATGGATGTTTGTCTTGAAAAATTTGCCTAAACTTGATAGAGTTCCTGCCAAGTTAAAAGAAAAAATCTTTTTAAAACTATTTGAAACGGCAGAAATTGCTAAATTAAAACCAGAAGAATACAAGCAATACGAGGCAAGTATAAACGCATATAGAGATATATTTAATATCCAAAACAGGGCATTTGAAAAAGGAGAGATAAAAGGAAAAATTGAAGGAAAAATTGAAGGAAAAATTGAAATTGCAAAAGAAATGATTACGAATAAAGAGCCTATTGAGAAAATAATGAAATATACAGGCTTAACAGAGAAAGAAATAAACAAATTAAAAACTAACAAATAA
- a CDS encoding winged helix-turn-helix transcriptional regulator, which translates to MGATKTKNFTDKQNAMATIAKALGHPARIAIVEYLIKVDTCICGDIVNELPLAQPTVSQHLKELKNAGLIKGEVEGNAICYCIDKQVIEKLQNYFGNILAKLSNKNNNCC; encoded by the coding sequence ATGGGAGCAACAAAAACAAAAAACTTTACCGACAAACAAAATGCTATGGCAACAATTGCAAAAGCCCTTGGACACCCTGCAAGAATTGCCATCGTAGAATATTTAATAAAGGTTGATACCTGTATTTGCGGCGATATTGTAAACGAACTGCCTTTGGCCCAGCCAACAGTTTCGCAGCACCTTAAAGAACTCAAAAACGCAGGACTAATTAAAGGAGAAGTTGAGGGCAACGCTATTTGCTATTGCATTGATAAACAAGTTATTGAAAAACTGCAAAACTATTTCGGAAACATTTTAGCCAAACTTTCAAACAAAAATAATAACTGTTGTTAA
- a CDS encoding arsenite methyltransferase, with amino-acid sequence MKNSEQIKEMVKQKYSEIALQDKEANEASCCGAGCRSTEVYNIMSDDYSTLKGYNPEADLGLGCGLPTQFANIKKGNTVVDLGSGAGNDCFVARNETGEDGRVIGIDFTPAMLEKARNNALKLGYTNVEFRQGDIENIPVSANIADVVVSNCVLNLVPNKDGVFKEIFRILKPGGHFSISDVVLVGNLPKTLNQDAEMYAGCVAGAIQKQDYLALIKTNGFSNITIQKEKQINIPDDILRNYLNEEELTNYKAGDVGIFSITVYAEKPKTCGCGTKCCN; translated from the coding sequence ATGAAAAATTCTGAACAAATTAAAGAAATGGTAAAGCAAAAATACAGCGAAATTGCTTTGCAAGACAAAGAAGCTAACGAGGCATCTTGTTGCGGCGCGGGTTGCCGCTCAACCGAAGTTTACAATATTATGAGCGATGACTATTCTACCTTAAAGGGCTACAATCCGGAGGCAGATTTAGGCTTAGGCTGCGGCTTGCCAACTCAATTTGCCAACATAAAAAAGGGCAATACCGTGGTTGATTTGGGTAGCGGCGCGGGTAACGATTGCTTTGTTGCAAGAAATGAAACGGGCGAAGATGGCCGAGTAATTGGTATTGACTTTACACCGGCAATGCTGGAAAAAGCAAGGAATAACGCCCTGAAATTAGGATACACAAATGTTGAATTCAGGCAGGGCGATATTGAAAATATTCCCGTATCGGCAAATATTGCCGATGTAGTTGTAAGCAACTGCGTTTTAAATCTTGTGCCAAACAAAGACGGCGTATTTAAAGAAATTTTCCGGATATTAAAACCCGGCGGACATTTTAGCATCTCAGACGTTGTTTTAGTTGGCAATCTTCCCAAAACATTAAATCAAGATGCCGAAATGTATGCAGGTTGTGTTGCCGGCGCAATTCAAAAGCAAGATTATTTAGCCCTCATCAAAACAAACGGTTTTTCAAACATTACCATTCAGAAAGAAAAACAAATCAATATTCCGGATGATATTTTGAGGAATTATTTAAACGAGGAAGAGCTAACAAATTATAAAGCCGGAGATGTGGGAATATTTAGCATCACAGTTTATGCCGAAAAACCCAAAACCTGTGGCTGTGGCACAAAGTGCTGCAATTAA
- a CDS encoding MerR family transcriptional regulator: MGSYSIRELERLCNIKAHTLRIWEQRYHLLSPNRTNTNIRYYSDEDLKRVLRVALLINKGYRIGRIAHLTEAQLCLIVNSLENDPQICQEYHINQITTAMIELDEAGFEVIIEKCIAQFGLLDTVERVLYPFLTRIGIMWTTGSIHPAQEHFISNLIRQKIIVAIDALKITPTANTKNYLLFLPEGEQHEIALLVAHYLLKAHNQIVTYLGANVPINDVIAVTQIKNIDYIFGVVTAARSCQQVKNYIYNLVELLPDHQFLFAGCRIKEIEMEKANVAILNTVSDLSSHIANNIPTYSF, translated from the coding sequence ATGGGTAGCTATTCTATTCGAGAACTTGAGCGGCTTTGTAATATTAAAGCGCACACGCTTCGTATATGGGAGCAACGCTACCACTTGCTAAGCCCAAACCGCACTAATACTAATATACGCTATTACAGTGACGAAGACCTTAAAAGGGTTTTGCGGGTGGCACTGTTAATTAATAAAGGCTACCGTATTGGCCGCATTGCGCACTTAACCGAGGCCCAACTTTGCCTAATAGTTAATAGCTTAGAAAACGACCCTCAAATATGCCAAGAGTACCATATTAACCAAATTACTACCGCAATGATTGAATTAGACGAGGCGGGTTTTGAGGTGATTATAGAAAAATGTATTGCCCAATTTGGCTTATTAGATACTGTTGAACGTGTACTTTACCCGTTTTTAACCCGCATTGGTATTATGTGGACGACTGGCAGTATTCATCCGGCACAAGAACATTTTATATCAAATTTAATTCGGCAAAAAATTATAGTGGCTATTGATGCCCTAAAAATTACTCCTACTGCCAACACAAAAAATTATTTATTGTTTTTGCCCGAAGGCGAACAACACGAAATAGCGCTGTTAGTGGCGCATTATTTATTAAAAGCCCACAACCAAATTGTAACTTATTTAGGTGCCAACGTGCCAATTAACGATGTAATAGCCGTAACACAAATAAAAAACATTGATTACATTTTTGGTGTTGTAACGGCTGCCCGCTCGTGTCAGCAGGTAAAAAACTATATCTACAATTTGGTTGAACTTTTACCTGACCATCAATTTTTATTTGCCGGATGCCGAATTAAAGAAATTGAAATGGAAAAAGCAAATGTCGCCATTCTAAACACCGTTTCAGACCTAAGCAGCCATATTGCCAATAATATCCCGACTTATTCCTTTTAG
- a CDS encoding lamin tail domain-containing protein has product MIFLRVTARFFTVLLLVWLFCCCWLFNALPLYAQQPDPDCATLPPSAYTVCDNFTGTIGSNWAGDLANFTLTADQLQTNGPGVTGTELAITHPATGLLGATTWSFWANPKLATSSGNFIDVYLVADTSNLLGTGSGYVVRIGGTPDEISLFRKDAGKFTAIIDGLDGLLASNSDNPVRIKVNRSAAGLWTLERDYGISGNYTTEGSITDLTYTTCSYFGIYVKYSSANNTKYFLDDVFMSALEQDTAPPQLLNAQAQNANLVLANFNEPLEANSAQNLANWNGFASAALLNPDNALQVQLTPATPLTNGNYTLTATNISDLKGNIAAAQSVSFTYFAPLAQSIIITEIMADPDPPVALPNFEYIEIYNTTDADIPLNTLRFADQYPITTGGFLPNVLLLPKQYAIICKTGDAATALAQYGIVAAIPDFPSINNTGESLYLTDLSGNNLIDQANFTDKWYNDTNKDDGGYAIERIKEKVYCESALNWAASLNDAGGTPGAANSVANLNPDETAPSVISINVVGGGNIELVFSETLSNLNVADNANYTLSQDLTVTNVSYNNASNTAILYLNTPPQTGNIYTLTIGYARDCFGNEANNLAVQLAVPQPAAPFDVLISEIYVDLTTPYNVPELDLPASAYLELYNRSTKPINLQGWILRDAIDTTYLPAYLLLPNAYVLVCSASKTGLFTQRGLPVIGLSPAITFNVDGDDILLQDANGQLIHNVSYNKSFYHDAVRQEGGWSLELIDPNNPCAGADNWTASTAVIGGTPGEKNATSGVNPDEKIPVLLRAEAINNKTVQLIFNEPLDRMAAAQPTIYTIDGGIGQPKTVQMPATDAFSVILTLNMPLQTEQNYLVTVFTATDCAGNQAQQQTAKLALTQLAQPGDIVINELLFNPLPYGSDYVELYNTTSNKAIQLADWYIANADVALNPDSLIDVTPLTKLRYTLYPEEYVLLAVNIENIKTKFGLCKPNLGGNFIETALPIFDDAEGVVAITDLFGTVVLDKIHYNDNWQSPLITNPQGVALERIDVFATTQDANNWQSAAAGACNGTPGYANSQQQPNDGNNTPADEPLTISPAAFSPNNDGYNDYAQITLVLDEPGYTGNVYLFDTRGRTVRHLARNEQLSPNNFIKWDGSTDAGTKAPTGIYIVYAEVFKPNGTVRHYKKSVVVADYAK; this is encoded by the coding sequence ATGATATTTTTGCGTGTTACCGCTCGTTTTTTTACTGTACTGTTATTGGTATGGCTGTTTTGTTGTTGTTGGCTTTTTAATGCCCTGCCCTTATATGCACAACAACCCGACCCCGATTGTGCCACCCTGCCACCCAGCGCCTATACTGTTTGCGATAATTTTACCGGCACCATCGGTTCAAACTGGGCTGGCGACCTTGCCAATTTTACCCTTACTGCCGACCAATTACAAACCAACGGACCCGGAGTAACCGGCACCGAGTTAGCAATTACACATCCGGCAACAGGTTTGTTAGGTGCCACAACGTGGTCGTTTTGGGCGAACCCAAAATTAGCCACCTCTTCAGGCAATTTTATAGATGTATATTTGGTTGCTGACACCTCTAATTTATTGGGCACCGGCAGCGGCTATGTGGTGCGTATTGGCGGCACCCCCGACGAAATTAGTTTGTTTAGAAAAGATGCAGGTAAGTTTACTGCCATTATTGATGGCCTTGATGGCTTGTTGGCAAGTAATAGCGACAACCCCGTCCGGATAAAAGTAAACCGCAGCGCCGCCGGCTTGTGGACATTAGAGCGCGACTACGGCATCTCGGGAAATTATACCACCGAAGGCAGTATTACCGACCTTACCTACACTACTTGTAGCTATTTTGGCATTTACGTTAAATACTCATCGGCAAACAACACCAAATACTTTTTAGACGACGTGTTTATGAGTGCCCTTGAGCAAGACACTGCCCCACCGCAACTACTAAACGCCCAAGCACAAAACGCCAACTTAGTACTTGCCAATTTTAACGAACCGCTCGAGGCAAACTCTGCCCAAAATTTAGCCAACTGGAATGGTTTTGCCAGCGCCGCATTACTAAATCCGGACAACGCCTTGCAAGTACAGCTTACGCCCGCCACTCCACTTACAAACGGCAACTACACCCTTACCGCCACCAATATAAGCGACCTCAAGGGCAATATTGCCGCCGCGCAAAGCGTCAGTTTTACCTATTTTGCCCCCTTGGCACAAAGTATAATTATTACCGAAATTATGGCCGACCCCGACCCACCCGTTGCACTGCCAAACTTCGAGTACATAGAAATTTACAACACTACCGATGCCGATATTCCGTTAAACACCCTGCGCTTTGCCGACCAATACCCCATTACAACCGGAGGCTTTTTACCCAATGTACTGCTTTTGCCAAAACAATACGCCATAATTTGTAAAACCGGCGATGCCGCAACCGCTTTAGCGCAATATGGAATTGTAGCCGCTATACCCGATTTTCCATCTATAAACAATACCGGCGAAAGCCTTTACCTTACCGACCTAAGCGGCAACAACCTAATAGACCAAGCTAATTTTACGGATAAATGGTATAACGATACTAATAAAGACGATGGCGGCTATGCCATTGAACGCATCAAAGAAAAAGTGTATTGCGAGTCGGCGCTAAATTGGGCAGCCTCTTTAAATGATGCCGGAGGCACACCCGGAGCAGCTAATAGCGTAGCCAATTTAAATCCGGATGAAACAGCACCCTCCGTTATTAGTATCAATGTAGTCGGTGGGGGCAATATTGAACTGGTTTTTTCCGAAACGCTTTCTAACCTCAATGTTGCCGACAATGCTAATTACACCCTAAGCCAAGACCTGACCGTTACAAACGTAAGCTATAACAACGCCAGTAATACAGCCATTTTGTACCTAAACACCCCACCTCAAACAGGTAATATTTACACCTTAACGATAGGTTATGCCCGCGACTGTTTTGGCAACGAGGCCAACAATTTAGCAGTGCAATTAGCCGTTCCTCAGCCGGCTGCCCCTTTTGACGTGCTTATAAGCGAAATTTACGTGGATTTGACTACACCTTACAATGTACCCGAATTAGATTTGCCGGCATCGGCTTACCTTGAACTTTATAACCGCAGCACCAAACCTATTAACTTACAAGGCTGGATATTGCGCGATGCCATAGATACTACTTATTTGCCCGCCTATTTATTGTTGCCAAATGCTTACGTGCTGGTTTGTTCGGCCTCAAAAACCGGATTATTTACTCAGCGAGGGCTTCCGGTAATTGGATTAAGCCCAGCTATAACTTTTAATGTTGATGGAGATGATATTTTATTGCAAGATGCCAACGGCCAACTAATACATAATGTTTCTTACAATAAATCGTTTTATCATGATGCTGTTAGGCAAGAAGGCGGGTGGAGCTTGGAGTTGATTGACCCGAATAATCCTTGTGCCGGAGCTGATAATTGGACAGCCTCGACTGCTGTTATTGGCGGAACTCCGGGCGAAAAAAATGCTACTTCTGGGGTAAATCCGGATGAAAAAATACCCGTTTTGTTGCGCGCCGAAGCCATCAACAACAAAACCGTTCAGCTTATTTTTAACGAACCCCTCGACCGCATGGCTGCTGCGCAACCCACTATTTACACCATAGATGGCGGCATTGGTCAGCCAAAAACAGTGCAAATGCCCGCTACAGACGCATTTTCGGTAATTTTAACCTTAAACATGCCCTTACAAACAGAACAAAACTACTTAGTAACCGTATTTACTGCCACCGATTGCGCCGGCAACCAAGCCCAGCAACAAACCGCAAAATTAGCGCTTACCCAACTTGCCCAACCCGGCGACATAGTTATTAACGAGCTATTGTTTAACCCATTGCCCTACGGCAGCGATTATGTAGAGCTTTACAACACCACTTCAAACAAGGCTATCCAATTGGCCGACTGGTATATTGCCAACGCCGATGTAGCACTAAACCCCGACTCGTTGATAGATGTAACACCACTTACTAAACTGCGTTATACTTTGTATCCTGAGGAGTATGTGCTGCTGGCAGTTAATATTGAAAATATAAAAACCAAATTTGGGCTATGTAAACCAAATTTAGGGGGTAATTTTATTGAAACAGCTTTGCCCATTTTTGACGATGCCGAAGGCGTAGTAGCAATTACCGATTTATTTGGCACCGTTGTTTTAGATAAAATACATTATAACGACAACTGGCAAAGCCCACTAATTACCAACCCGCAAGGCGTAGCGCTTGAACGTATTGATGTTTTTGCAACCACACAAGATGCAAATAACTGGCAGTCGGCGGCGGCGGGGGCATGTAATGGCACGCCGGGTTATGCCAACTCGCAACAACAGCCCAATGATGGCAACAACACTCCCGCCGATGAACCGCTAACCATCAGCCCTGCCGCTTTTAGCCCCAATAACGACGGTTATAATGACTATGCCCAAATTACCCTTGTTTTAGATGAGCCGGGCTATACAGGCAATGTTTACCTTTTTGACACGCGCGGGCGTACCGTGCGCCACTTAGCCCGAAACGAACAACTTAGTCCGAACAATTTTATTAAATGGGATGGCAGCACCGATGCCGGCACCAAAGCACCAACCGGAATTTATATTGTATATGCCGAGGTTTTTAAGCCAAATGGCACGGTGCGGCACTATAAAAAATCGGTAGTGGTGGCCGACTATGCAAAATAG
- a CDS encoding FkbM family methyltransferase: MIHFIKKAMRLLGITPKMVQYGHTIVQFNLPNQDQGVEFAQWNNPHEKPKIIHANQLQFFAQFIKPGQMAIDIGAHTGDTTVPMALVAGKQGLVLAFDPNPLVFEVLKINASLNPNLTNIMAYPYAVAEQSGEFYYHSSENSFNNGGISAKNDGQHGAFDLGQTVQAVELTAFLQKNHPDKLPQLALIKIDAEGYDLQIISAISNLINNYKPVIIAECFSKLNKAQRSQMWETMHQHGYELFYFSGFDINAKVIKLASPSDMLRWKHFDWYGLPAGENKT, translated from the coding sequence ATGATACATTTTATTAAAAAAGCCATGCGCCTGCTGGGTATTACCCCTAAAATGGTTCAATATGGTCATACAATAGTGCAATTTAATTTGCCCAACCAAGACCAAGGGGTGGAATTTGCCCAATGGAATAACCCCCACGAAAAACCCAAAATCATACATGCCAACCAGCTGCAATTTTTTGCCCAATTTATAAAGCCCGGTCAAATGGCTATTGATATAGGTGCACACACCGGCGACACTACCGTACCCATGGCATTAGTGGCTGGCAAACAAGGATTAGTATTGGCCTTCGACCCCAACCCGCTTGTTTTTGAGGTTTTAAAAATTAATGCCTCCTTAAACCCTAACCTAACCAATATAATGGCCTACCCCTATGCTGTTGCCGAGCAAAGTGGCGAGTTTTACTACCATTCGTCCGAAAATTCGTTTAATAATGGCGGAATTTCGGCAAAAAACGATGGGCAACATGGCGCCTTCGATTTAGGGCAAACCGTACAAGCTGTAGAGCTAACGGCATTTTTGCAAAAAAATCATCCGGATAAATTGCCGCAGTTAGCACTTATAAAAATAGATGCCGAGGGCTACGACCTCCAAATCATATCGGCAATATCCAATTTAATAAACAATTACAAACCCGTAATTATTGCCGAGTGCTTTTCGAAACTAAACAAAGCCCAGCGCAGCCAAATGTGGGAAACCATGCATCAACATGGCTACGAACTGTTTTATTTTTCCGGATTTGACATAAACGCCAAAGTGATTAAACTTGCAAGCCCCAGCGACATGTTGCGCTGGAAACATTTTGACTGGTACGGCCTTCCGGCGGGTGAAAACAAAACATAA
- a CDS encoding biotin/lipoyl-binding protein: MPASYTTTVNDEWQFEFADADLLPSNWDLATITPNARYHLLINGKSYNIEVAELNQAQKTAKLRINNHIYSVSLQTKLDALLAKMGIKNATQNKIDTIKAPMPGLVLKIEATPGQAVLKGDTLLVLEAMKMENVIKAPANGTVAQILVQQGQAVEKGAVLINMQ, translated from the coding sequence ATGCCTGCTTCATACACTACAACCGTTAATGATGAGTGGCAATTTGAATTTGCCGATGCCGATTTATTGCCCTCAAACTGGGATTTGGCAACCATAACCCCTAACGCGCGCTACCATTTATTGATAAATGGCAAATCGTACAATATTGAGGTAGCCGAGCTAAACCAGGCCCAAAAAACAGCCAAATTGCGTATTAATAACCATATTTATTCCGTTAGCCTGCAAACTAAATTAGATGCACTGCTGGCAAAAATGGGTATTAAAAACGCTACCCAGAACAAAATTGACACCATAAAAGCCCCCATGCCCGGATTGGTGCTAAAAATTGAGGCAACACCCGGCCAAGCCGTCCTTAAAGGCGACACTTTGTTAGTTTTAGAAGCTATGAAAATGGAAAATGTTATAAAGGCCCCTGCAAATGGTACGGTTGCCCAAATATTGGTGCAACAAGGGCAAGCAGTCGAAAAGGGAGCCGTTTTAATTAATATGCAATAA